In Candidatus Marinimicrobia bacterium CG08_land_8_20_14_0_20_45_22, the genomic window ATTAGCTCAGTTGGTCAGAGCATCCCGTTCACATCGGGAAGGCCATCCGTTCAAATCGGATATCGCCCACTTGGAAGGCAAGGTTTTGAGACAAGTAGCAGAAGATCAGACCCAAATAACACATAAAGATTGCACCGCCTTAGGTGCAATTTTCATTTTTACACAAGAGAATTGGAGGAAATATGTTAACTGAACTCAGCAGATTGGTTATACTTCAAAAAATTGACCTCAGATTGCTTGAGATAAAACAGAAAAAAGGCGATTTGCCGCAAGTCGTCGAGACGCTTCAACATGCTTTGCAGAAGCTGGACACAGAGCTGATCGCAGACACCAAACGTCAAAAAGAAATCACACTCGAAATGACCCGTCTTGATAGTCAGATAGCCGATGATAAACAACGTCTGACAAAATTTCAGGATCAACTCTATCTCGTCACATCCAACAAAGAATACGATGCTCTGACCTTTGAGATCGATCAAATAAAACAAAATATCGATAAATCAGAGTACACAATTTTGACACTCTCGGATGAAACGGACAAATTGAAGGAATCAATCAAATCCAAAACTCTCAGCCGCCAAGAAAAATCTAAGGAATTGGAAGTCCGAGCGGCAGAGTTGGAAAAAATGAACCAGTACACAAAAGAAGCCTATGAAAAAGCGATGGCAGAGCGGGAAAACATTCTGGAGATGATTCCGTTAAGATATATTCGTGAATACGATCGCATCGCCAATGCTAAAGAAGGCATCGCCGTTGTGTCCATTCACCAGATGTTTGAAGAAAAAGTAGATAAAAAGGGAAATGTTGAATATATTCCAGGGCAGGTTTTTTGCAGTGGTTGCCACAAGATAGTCCCACCTCAGAAAGCCGTTGAAATCAGATCTGGAAATCAAATCATCCGTTGCGAATTTTGCGGTCGAATGTTGTATCAGGACAAGTCCAGTGAAAATCGCACGTTAAACGAGGAGGAAATATTCTGAAGTTGGTCGGGCAGTCGCCCCGATCCGATCGGGGAGGAAAGTCCGAACTCCGCAGGGCAGGGTGTCCCGTAACACGGGATCGCGTGAGTGAAGGAAAGCGCCACAGAAACGATACCGTCCGCCTCTGGCGGACAAGGGTGAAATGGTGCGTCCTGCAATTAAGCGGGATCAAAGTAAGAGCGCACCGTCCCGATTGCGAAATCGGGAGCTGGGCAAACCCCACCCGGAGCAAGATCAAGCAGGGAAATGGAATAGCCCGTTCCTACAATTTCCCGGGTAGATCGCTTAACCTCAGCGGCAACGCTGAGCGTAGATAAATGACTGCCGCCCCGATTCATCGGGGCACAGAATTCGGCTTATAGACCAACTTCACTATTATTGTGATCATGAAGCAGAATTGGATTTTCGCACCTGCAAAGCCTCAAATAGTAAGGGAAATTTCCACCGCAAGGCATCTACCGCATGTCATCGCCGCCGTGCTGGCAAACCGAAATTTTTCCAACCCTGACGCGATCGACCGGTTCTTCAATCCAAGTCTCGATGATTTGCATGATCCATTTCTGATGACAGACATGAGAAAAGCCGTTACCCGACTCGAACAAGCGATGATGAATAAGGAAAGTGTCGTGATATGCGGCGATTACGATGTTGATGGGACGACAGCGACTTCGCTTCTTTTTCTCTCCTTGCGGGAAATCGGATTTAGAATTTCTTACTACATTCCTGATCGCGATAAAGAGGGTTACGGGCTGTCAAAACACGGAATTGATTATGCCATCCATGAAGGCGCTTCACTCATCATTACCTGCGATTGCGGCATCAATGCTAACAACGAAGTCGAATATGCCAATCAGAATCATGTCGATGTCATTGTTACCGACCATCACGAACCGAGCGAAACTTTGCCTCCGGCTACGGCTATTCTGGACCCCAAACGCGGAGATGACTCTTACCCATTCAAAGATTTGTGCGGCGCTGGTGTCGCGTTTAAACTCCTGCAAGGATTTCTCATTAACAACAATCTGCCTCTTGAGGATATTTATAGACATTTAGATCTTGTAGCAATTGGCACAGCCGCTGACATCGTTACTATTTTAGATGAAAATCGGACAATGGTTGCTAAAGGAATCGAAACTCTCAACGCGAGCCAGAAAATTGGCGTGCAAGCCCTTGTAAAAGTGTCGGGCTTTGAAAACAAGAAGATGAACGTCGTAAATATCGTCTTTGGTCTCGCGCCGCGAATCAATGCCGCTGGACGTTTGGGCGAAGCTACCCGCGCCGTCCGACTTCTGACCTCTTTCAATCAGGAAGAATCAAACGCTCTTTCCGCAGAACTCGAGCAGGAAAATAAAAACCGCCAGAGCATCGAACGCGAAACGATCAATAGCGCTATTCTTCAACTCAACGCAACGCACGATCTGGATAGCGATAAAATTTTAATCCTTTCCGATACGAATTGGCATCACGGCGTCATTGGAATCGTCGCCAGCAAATTCAAAGAAACTTACAATCGACCAGTCGTCATGATCGCCTTTCAAAACGGCATCGGTCGCGGTTCCGCACGTAGTATTCACGGATTCGACCTCTACGCCGCTTTTAGCCAATGTTCGGATTTGCTTGATAATTACGGCGGTCATAAAATGGCGGCGGGGCTAACAATTAGCGAAAAAAACCTACCAGCGTTCATTTCCCGTTTGAAAACTATTGCGGCAAAGTCGATAACTGACGAAATGCTTTTTCCGGGAATTTACATCGACACCGAAATCCAATTCAGCGAAATCAACCACGAAGTTCTGGATTATCTGAATAAAATGTCGCCGTACGGACCGGGAAATATGCGACCGGTATTCGTCGCAAGAAACCTTCAAATCCACGGCATGCCGCGGATCGTCGGCGAACAACACTTGAAATTTAAAGTCTCCAAAGATCGCACCGTATTCGGCGCCATCGGCTGGAAGATGGGCGAGTTTTACGAGATGTTAATCAGTAATCGACCTTTGGATATGGCTTTTGTAATTGAAGAAAACGAATGGAATGGAAATAAAGAAATCCAACTCAGTATCAAGGACATACGTTATTCTGAATCGACTCATTATTAATTGGAGGGCTTTGCTTCATGTTTAAAAGTAAAATTTCCGGCATTGGAAAGTATGTTCCGGAAAATGTAGTTACCAACTTCGATCTTGAAAAAATGATGGACACCAGCAACGAATGGATTGTCGAGCGCACCGGCATTCACGAACGCCGCTTTGTCACGCAACCAACCGGCGCGTCTGATTTAGCGCTTCCAGCGTCGCGTGAGGCGATTCAGAACGCCGGGCTTCAGAACTCCGACATCGATTTGATCATTGTCGCCACAACTACTCCCGAGCACTCATTTCCCGGAACAAGTAGTTTTCTACAGGCATTGCTCGAACTTCCGAATGTTCCGGCGCTTGATGTGAGAGTTCAGTGCTCCGGTTTTATCTATGGTCTTTCCATCGCCGACCAATTCATTAAAACCGGTCAATACCGCAACATTCTTCTCGTCGGCGTCGAAGTTCAATCAGTCGGGATGAACATGACGACGGAAGGACGCGACATTGCTGTCCTTTTCGGCGACGGCGCCGGTGCGATTATCATCAGTCGCTCGGAAGATGAAAGCGAAATTTTCTCCACGCATCTTTTCGGCGATGGCAGGTTTGCGAAAGAATTATGGGTTGACGCACCGATTTGCGACCGCTCACCACGCATTACGCCGGAAATGATTGCCGAGGGAAGAATTTATCCAAAAATGAACGGCAGACAGGTTTTCAAGCACGCTATCTCACGTTTCCCGGAAGTCATCAAAATTGCAATCAATGCGAATTCTTTGACGCTGGACGACATTACGTTGATCATCCCACATCAGGCAAATCAGCGTATTACCGAAGCCGTCGCCCAGCGACTCGAAATCCCACAGGAAAAAGTGTACAGTAACATCCACCGATACGGGAACACGACAGCCGCCTCCATTCCGCTCGCCATGTACGACGCATTGAACGAACAACGGTTTCGCAAAGGAGACCGAATTGTTCTCGCCGCCTTCGGGTCTGGATTCACATGGGCTTCCGCTTTGATCAAATGGTAGTCATTAACTAAATTTATATCGGCACCGATGATCCGAAACAACTTAATCCAAAACGAAAACTGACAAGCATGGCGACCGCCCACTTTCGCACATTGAAACAAATTCCCAAACGTCGCAAGGCTTGGATGCAAACCGGGACTGTTTTACTAATTATTTCGATCGTCATTGCGATGGCGCTCTGTTTCCCGCGAGCACACTACAGCACGCTGAATTATAAAGTCAACGACATCACGCGGATGCCAGTCATTGCGCCTTTCGATTTTCCCATTTTAAAAAGCGA contains:
- the recJ gene encoding single-stranded-DNA-specific exonuclease RecJ translates to MKQNWIFAPAKPQIVREISTARHLPHVIAAVLANRNFSNPDAIDRFFNPSLDDLHDPFLMTDMRKAVTRLEQAMMNKESVVICGDYDVDGTTATSLLFLSLREIGFRISYYIPDRDKEGYGLSKHGIDYAIHEGASLIITCDCGINANNEVEYANQNHVDVIVTDHHEPSETLPPATAILDPKRGDDSYPFKDLCGAGVAFKLLQGFLINNNLPLEDIYRHLDLVAIGTAADIVTILDENRTMVAKGIETLNASQKIGVQALVKVSGFENKKMNVVNIVFGLAPRINAAGRLGEATRAVRLLTSFNQEESNALSAELEQENKNRQSIERETINSAILQLNATHDLDSDKILILSDTNWHHGVIGIVASKFKETYNRPVVMIAFQNGIGRGSARSIHGFDLYAAFSQCSDLLDNYGGHKMAAGLTISEKNLPAFISRLKTIAAKSITDEMLFPGIYIDTEIQFSEINHEVLDYLNKMSPYGPGNMRPVFVARNLQIHGMPRIVGEQHLKFKVSKDRTVFGAIGWKMGEFYEMLISNRPLDMAFVIEENEWNGNKEIQLSIKDIRYSESTHY
- a CDS encoding 3-oxoacyl-ACP synthase, whose product is MFKSKISGIGKYVPENVVTNFDLEKMMDTSNEWIVERTGIHERRFVTQPTGASDLALPASREAIQNAGLQNSDIDLIIVATTTPEHSFPGTSSFLQALLELPNVPALDVRVQCSGFIYGLSIADQFIKTGQYRNILLVGVEVQSVGMNMTTEGRDIAVLFGDGAGAIIISRSEDESEIFSTHLFGDGRFAKELWVDAPICDRSPRITPEMIAEGRIYPKMNGRQVFKHAISRFPEVIKIAINANSLTLDDITLIIPHQANQRITEAVAQRLEIPQEKVYSNIHRYGNTTAASIPLAMYDALNEQRFRKGDRIVLAAFGSGFTWASALIKW